The nucleotide window AGCATTAAACTAACTAGATGATGATGGTGCTTTGAAGCACTTTGGATAAGTGACACATTTAGGAAGGAAGGCCTTGGACTCTTTCCTCTTTCTGTGTTTTTTTACTCCTAAACACTCTTAAAGCAAACCTGGAACAAGAAATGAAAAGGTTGGCTTCATTCCTACAACCCTTAGATTTTGTGCCAAGAGTGTTGTTTACCACTACTAACATGTAGATCTTATACATCAGTTCCTCTATCTGCATCCTCTCTaacacaaaataattttttagacACAAAAGTTCTTAAAATTCGTTGAGTTGGTTTTGGTGACACAGTGAATGCATATATCTGATCGTTATCTACTTCCAAGGCTTCGGTGTTGTGTTGCCCGTGACTCGTGAGGCCAAAGAGCGCCCTAGGTCAAAAGACTTCTCACGCGACCAATCTGCTCTACACCTTCACTACGTCTTGCAGGTACTACACGACAAGTTGTGTATAATACCTATTGGTTACAGATGACCAAACACACTTTCTCTTGATGTTTCGTTGCTTAAACAACTATTATGAACCAttaccccaaaaaaaaataactacgGACCAATGTtctaaaatacataataataaaaaacgaCTGAAACAATGAACTCTTGTTTTGTAATAAAAGGCGATACAGTTTTCCTCAATCTTCATTTATGCTTTCTAAGTGCGGTCTCCAAACGCCGACGCGTCCCTTTCTCCGATCTCTTTGGGTCGCGACTTTCTCCGACAATATCTCCGTCAAGTACCTATCAGAGATCAACACCGATGAGTCCTTGTCTTTACCATTATTTTCCCCGTTAGACTTATGATCATCCACGTCTTCACGATGATGCCGAGAACGCTTCTTGACGGCGTTTGCGTAATTTCTTTCGCGGCGGATCTTTTCTTTATCTGGTTTAGCTGCGGGCATGAGGAAATAAATCTTGCCACGTTGGAGCTCAGCTTCTGGAGGGACGATAACGATCTTTGTGGCTGAGATGACATCATCATGATCTGAAGACGGTGGAGAAGATGGTTTCTTGAGTACGTGCTTCGGGTGTGCCTTCATTACTTCGCTGGCGGTGATTGTACCACTGATCTCCTCAACGTATCCGTTTGAATGTACGATGCGGATCACGTCCAGAGCTCCACACGGTAGGATGCAGGCGATGCAGCACCTAAGTGTCTCCTTCATcctcttttgttttgtattaatgaagaagaatagaaaatttaaagaCTTTGGTTCTTGAAAGAAGCATCTGCGAAAACTAAAATGAAAAAGATGAGAGAAGAaattaaagagagaaaaagaaacGTATGGCAAGTGATCTTTGAAACACATAAGCTTTGAAGAGAActtaattatttacttatttatagtGATGTCTCTTTAATTTGGtgcttttcattttatttttgggACGTCGTCTTATGGTATgtgtataatatatagttgtatggTTTATGTTAGTTGCTCTTTTAATTTCTGCTCCTTTTCAGCGGCTGGGTTTAGGAGAATATACGTTGAACTcactctttttatttattttggcattgttcgattttttaaaatatttcattaactAGCATTTACCTAAAAGCTTATggaagattttgaaaattttcattagCTTCCATGTTCATTTTATTTATGCAAACCTACATTGCACCCAATAAAGTATAGGGAACTAAGAATCGTGATTCGTATAAAATAATCATGAGATAACTAAGTGGGGTTTGTCCTTTTTGATTGAGATGGGAGATCATGTATAATGTCTTAAAGTCCAAAAACtataacaaaaactaaaatttaaaagcttGGTATATGTTCCTTGAAAAAGCATTCGTTTGAAATAGAACATAAACCATACGAAGATGTAGAATCATTTGAATAAAACCttaatataaacaaacaaatgaaGTAAGGAATAAAAAGAGGTCAAAAACATATGCAAAGCAATagtaatataatttgttttttttttcttttcttttctaaatGGTGGGGAGAGGGAACAAAAGAGGGGCTGAGATGGAATGAATAATTGCACCCAACAATGTAATGTAGATGTATTTTACCTTTTGGATCCATCGTCTATTAGCATTTGAGGGGACCCCTCTTCCTCGCTAAAGCTTGcaattatttcttcttcttctttagtttGTGTATCAACTTATAATTAATTTCGACTTTCTAATGCACAGTGTGGTTCATCTAGGCTGGGTGCTTATGGGAGACACATGTTGTAGCATCATTGGGTATCCATTATATCATTACCACATATCACACACCACTTTccacagtttttttttggtaatccaCTTTTCATAGTTTCACCAAGTTAAGCCTTATATATAAGAAATCATTCAAGAGTTTGGTCAGATAGTTGAAATATTTAGCTTCTACCCCGAGTAGTGGCGAACTAAGTAATCATCTACCTAGTTATCGTAATTAggattttattagtttaaattcagaaaactttagaaacataaaataaaacacctAATGTCGTTataagattaaaaaaacaacATGGTCGGCGGGATGCAGTAGTCACAGCGCGTGGAAGATTTTTATGTGGATCAGTTTGTATGATGACAATTTGTCTATCATAGATCTGTTTTATATCAATTATGTTCATGTGTGCATGCATACGATATGCCTGAACAAAATTTAGTAGATTAAGCGacattttatcatattttcaaaCACATTTATTCTCTGATACCAATATTATGTTATAAAGATAGATCAAAGCCgtaaaaagaaaagagtgaAGAATAATTTtgcataattaaaaaaaatatatatatatatatttggtgcTAATTTTAGCTTGCAATATGGTGTGACAGTTAAATAATAatctgcatatatatatataatcaaagttccttttttttgtaacattaaAGTTCATATTATACAAAATTTCAAGAAACTAATTAATAACTAAAACTAACCCCACACAACAACTATTAGAACCAACTTACCATCTTTACAATTTGTGTGTTTTCCTATTGTCTTTTGGAATAagcttttttctttgttttgttgtcGTTGAGTGGGCATCAAAAGTCAATTCAATTAAGAAATAGTCGAAGTTTGATGAGATTAGTTTGGATCTATTTCAGTGAATTATAATACGCACGCAGCATGTTGGATTTCAGatccctttttttttattagttttagttCGAAAATGGATCATACTACTAGAGCTACTAGTATGATTAATAGTAATCGAAATGAGGTTAATACAACCAACGCttgttttatgataaaaatacgACCAATGTTAGTTCAAATAAACATATATGGAATATTGTTTGAGAAGGCCAGGTCTTTTTACTTGGAACTTCAAACGCTCATAAACGgagaaagaaacaaaccttAATAAATCATGGATTCATTTCACAAAACTAACACATAAAAGGAAAGGATAATAAGAGAAATGTGTTATCAGTAATATCCGGAAGCAAAGTCATGTGggtttgctttccttttgaaaGCGATTGACTCATGGACCCCTCCTCTCTCAGTCTACTTTCTCGCTCtctttctttttacattttggGTGTTTGGTGAACTtcttttcacttctttttgagCTGATAAACTGTTTACAGTCAGTAGCGAACCTAGGTACACCAAGAAGGTGGCAAGTGCCCccatataattttcaaaattgcATAATATACATCAAGTTTTAATCATTTTTCCcaattaaatatcatattttagcATGTTTTAAGTTTATATGTGATTTGCCCCCACTAAAAAATAGTTCTACATTTGCCACTGTTTACAGATGTGTTTGATTGCACGAAGTTGAAAGTAAGAAGAACAAATAAAGTTGAGACTAGAGGGAAACTTGAGAATATTCACACCCAAGTCGCACATTATTTAACTCCTTTttcatcccctatatattaatcatcGAGCACTGCAACATGTTTTCGTAGCAACGTGTCATCActaaaatgattcttagaatctgtaaaaaataagttggtacatacaaatatatattatactttttatcatactaactatcaaattgattagtagtgtacaaaaaaatattctcaattcttttcttaaataaaatctacggaattacctaatttagttaacatatatatgacaattaatgactatgaataatacatatttgataataatttttgtatcctatctcttttttgtttaattttatattattaaaagaaattaaacaatcacattaagcatataataaaaaaattagattttttcttatatgttatattttaaattttttaaaacgacattactaaaaatggtaaaagtctcacactgacattttttttatcagtggtttaactttttttgttcaagcaaagatacaaataatcataaatcatatgaatatgaaatctcattaatagatattcatattatatatatatatatattaatatcatttaaattaattatatgctatataaaaatatgttaatttcaaaatctgtattgaaaaattattgagatcttaatattttaatttgaactTTGTATTGgtaaatctcacattaaaaaatTTGTGACTAACGGTTGATATTTTTGTTACAACAAATATACGaatgttaataaaatgaaatgagtaggaagtgtcaatagtaaatatttatattaaactgtactatatatatgtcaatatcactaatgtttaattatataccatataaagtaaattaattaattattttgatttattaccaaaacatgattgtaaatgaacaaaaattattggttttgatttatgtgtttactctaatgtatatacttttatgtatacaaattgtttttttaaatatgtggtttataatatgttatttgatcctGACAATCCCAGAAATACACTTCTTCAAATCGAAGTGCtttttaatattggaagcactatatatatatatatattatttcatttagataaaatattttaaccttgatttttatttctaaaaagttttttatgaaatatcatgacaagattccaatcacctccttttgagtttgttcgaagaatgagagatttgatcattcgtttcatatttgtttctcccTAATACCCTATTTagctattatatttttttatcaatgtaCTTTTATGTAATTCACTGAATTTACAAAAgaagtttaaaaaaaagaaacaaaattcatATAAGTGAAACAAAAACCAGaatgaaaacataattttatagaaatagaaaatgaaatcacttatagAGTGCCAATAATAAACAAATCGAGAGTAAAAAACCTAATTCTctttcgtcattttacaatcgatgtTACCTATCTGGTTTTTAtgatttgtgtcagccgcaaccttaattttcttttgtgtatacaaagtcttaaaaataattaaaatgaatagTAATACATTAACTTTTCAACAACAATAATACATTTAAGAGACCAAtatttgtattcgtcattttacaatcgtTAAAAAATTGTAGTGttacaaaaatgttaaaatcatttaataaacaaacattaatataaaaaacCTACTCCACGCGAGTTATCGTTCAGTTATAGCTTAATTTCAGAGATATACACATACCggataatatatataacttcACATATCCGTACGACCTGGCTCgtatttggatttataaatcttTTCTTAATCAACATTCAATATGCAGGTCATTTGGGTTTTGATGTATGCTTGTATAAGCacatttgaatattatctagaCTACTTCTGTTTCCGGTGTCCGAAATTTGAAAGTAAAATTATATAGAACGGAAGTGATAACTTTTTTAGAACGAAATCAATTTTATatagaaagaaaaagataacaTATGATATcagttgtgtttcaaaaaaaacacacatgaTATACAGTATTATCGCATCAAATTGGGTATGCATTTGATGAAGGCCCATCAAAAACTCATAGAAATTCTGTTAGTTAAGGGCATACAATCGTGGGTTCAAAGCAACCACAACCTTGACGATGAGAGGAGAAATTTTTAGTTacaatatgttaaaaaaatttggcGTTTGTGTCCGTTGATCTAAGAGTGTTTTCTTTGTCCTTAGATTTAAGTCTCACCTCACTACACTTACAGCCTTGGCGCTTGTGCTGGCGCCGGCTTCATCCGTCTTGCTGACTTGGGGAAGCTGGATTTTCAATTGGTTAGTCACGTCAGGCTTCTCTCCTCGGGTCGGTATGGTCTTGTTCTGGATTAAAACTATGGCACTCTCCCTGTTTATCGAGACGTTAACGCCCTCAGGCGCATGATTGATAACGTAACGGTCACCGTTCTCTTTCTTGACGGCAGTGGACATGAGATCCATGCGCCAACTCATTGGCGAGCTGGTGCATCACCGATACAATATCAGTAAACTTATTATCCTTCACCACTTGCAAAACAAAAAGTTTAACCAAAGTCTTGAAGTTTGGTGGCGAcatcttaattttcttttctttacttTTTCGATCTAtcgtatatattattattttttattttatcgaaCAGTGTTATATTTTACATTAGTCTAATTTGGAATCgaagaaatttattaatttatggtgtttattaatttatggagtattaatCTATAGAGTTTCTTCTTTATTTAGATTATGTATGTATTATTGTTGTTAATATTTTACATTGGTCCAATTTGTTTCAGGGAGACATTTATTCATTTAGCTTCAGTGGACAAACCTCTTTTTCTAAAACTTCCTCAACCAGTAATATGGAAAAAACATCTGATCTGCAAGATCATCATTCTCACTCTTTTAATTCCAGAAGTGGCTCAGGTTACAACCGCAACCTTAACACCAAGCTTTTGCACCATCGGTTCAGTCCTTTCTGAATGTGAAACCGTTGATGCTCATGATAGTTTCGCAAGGGCAAACTGCTCATGGCTCGTCATGCGTCTGTTGGGATGAGAAATCAGAGATAGTGGAACCTCTTGGTGTGCAGACATATGAAGCCTCTGAAATGATGGAGACGATCGATCTCTATTATTAGTGTATATATAGAGTCGTTGTACAGTTGGTTTAGGCTCGGTTAAGGTCTAATTATGAGATGTATATTAtcagaataaataaaaagacaatTCAAGTTCCACATCGGATATTAAACATAataaagtttaatatatatagctGGTCCAATTCTATTCAGTATGAGGTTTTTTGGGAGTAACGACCCAAAAACAAATTCGTGAGAGCTTAGGTCTAAAGCGAACAATATCATACTAAGTGAGGGGTTGGACATCTGGTGACGAACGTTTGGTTCTAGTTGAGCGTCTGGCGCTGGCCTCCAGCACGGGCATTCGGTCTGGCTCTAGTAAAGCATCTGGTAGAGTTGATTTCCATTCTAAGGATACAGAAAATGCAAAAGCAGAATCAAGACTACAACAACGCACTGTGATTGATGAGGCAAGGGAAACCAAAACTGGTCTGGAGATAGTGAGGAGGGATAGTGAACATGAGACTGAAAGCGAAAGGGAATTTTTGGTTGATACGCTTAATGTTATTGAATCAGAATccgaaaatgatcaaaatatcCGAAATAGTCAGCAAGTTCTGTGGTGTTACAGACAAGAGGTTGGAAAAGTCAGCGTGTGAGCAAAAACTAGAGTAGAATTCGAACTGTGTCGAAGAGTCTTGTAGATCAATGAACAACGTACGATTTTTGAAATGAAGAGAAATCTTGTGGTTTAACAGGAAGGTCGTCGTTCGTAAATGCAACTGCTGAAATGAATCATCAAGATCCACGCGAGAGTTCAGAGATAACTTGTTCGCCACGCAATGCTCTCTGTACATTGTGGCTTCTGCTCCTAACAAGAAACTAAGGCACATAGAAGTTTTCTAAGTACTGTGTGGTTCACTTCCATATGCCAGAAatcattttcaatatatttcaAGTTACGAGATACAAACAAGCATATGTTCTCATAGGTCCATTTGAAGAATAATGTCAGGGAGAACAAACAAAGGTGCCAACGAAAAAGAGACTGAAGCTTTCCACTTCTTGCAACAAATCAGAACACAGGTGAGTGCTTTTTGTGAAATAAAGTTATGTTCGacttcttgatgcatttaatAATCTTTGGTTACATTCTTCATTTCTTACAAATTGTAAACAGCAATCCAACCTGAGACGACCTATGGTTATGACAACGACGTTATCTGCTGCTTCAACAACTTTCCCTACAATAAACACTAAGATCAGTGAGATTTTTGAGCAAGCATA belongs to Brassica rapa cultivar Chiifu-401-42 chromosome A07, CAAS_Brap_v3.01, whole genome shotgun sequence and includes:
- the LOC103828978 gene encoding uncharacterized protein LOC103828978, coding for MCFKDHLPYVSFSLFNFFSHLFHFSFRRCFFQEPKSLNFLFFFINTKQKRMKETLRCCIACILPCGALDVIRIVHSNGYVEEISGTITASEVMKAHPKHVLKKPSSPPSSDHDDVISATKIVIVPPEAELQRGKIYFLMPAAKPDKEKIRRERNYANAVKKRSRHHREDVDDHKSNGENNGKDKDSSVLISDRYLTEILSEKVATQRDRRKGRVGVWRPHLESINED